In Lacrimispora indolis DSM 755, a genomic segment contains:
- the nagB gene encoding glucosamine-6-phosphate deaminase: MKLYRAKDYNDMSRKAANIISAQIIMKPNCVLGLATGSSPVGTYKQLVEWYNKGDLDFSQVKTANLDEYKGLTRENDQSYYYFMRENLFRHVNIDEANTNIPNGTETDANKEAARYEEVIKGLGGIDLQLLGLGHNGHIGFNEPSDIFPKDTHIVDLQESTIEANKRFFASIDEVPRQAYTMGIGTIMRARKILLIISGADKADILYDVICGPVTSRVPASILQLHPDVIIVADEAALTRMENF; this comes from the coding sequence ATGAAGCTTTATCGCGCAAAAGACTACAATGATATGAGCCGTAAGGCGGCTAATATTATTTCTGCCCAGATCATTATGAAACCGAACTGTGTTTTGGGACTGGCTACCGGTTCCTCGCCTGTCGGCACCTATAAGCAGCTGGTGGAGTGGTATAATAAAGGAGATTTAGACTTCTCCCAGGTAAAGACCGCAAATCTGGATGAATACAAAGGGCTTACCAGGGAAAATGATCAGAGCTATTATTATTTTATGCGTGAAAATCTTTTCCGCCATGTGAACATTGACGAAGCAAACACCAATATTCCCAATGGAACGGAAACAGATGCCAATAAAGAGGCTGCCCGCTATGAAGAAGTGATCAAAGGCCTGGGCGGCATTGATTTACAGCTTTTAGGTCTCGGACACAACGGTCACATCGGTTTTAACGAGCCTTCCGATATATTCCCAAAGGATACCCACATTGTGGATCTTCAGGAAAGCACCATCGAAGCCAACAAGCGTTTCTTCGCATCCATTGACGAGGTTCCCCGCCAGGCATATACCATGGGTATCGGCACCATCATGAGAGCCAGGAAAATCCTGCTGATCATCAGCGGAGCCGACAAAGCGGACATTCTTTATGATGTAATCTGCGGTCCGGTCACCTCCCGTGTTCCGGCATCCATTTTACAGCTTCATCCGGATGTTATCATCGTTGCAGACGAAGCAGCACTTACCAGAATGGAAAACTTCTAA
- a CDS encoding bacteriohemerythrin, giving the protein MAYTFTKDLETGNQLIDSEHRQLIDAVNNLLAACATGKGRAELANTTKFLQDYTAKHFGNEEMLQLQYQYPDYVNHKRYHEDFKKVVAGICSKLDKDGPSIILVGEVNSAIAGWLITHIKKEDAKVAAHIKSRS; this is encoded by the coding sequence ATGGCATATACATTTACAAAAGATTTGGAAACCGGAAATCAATTAATTGATTCCGAGCATCGCCAGCTGATCGATGCGGTCAATAACCTGCTCGCCGCCTGCGCTACAGGCAAGGGCCGTGCGGAACTGGCTAATACGACCAAATTTTTGCAGGACTATACTGCAAAGCATTTCGGCAATGAGGAAATGCTTCAGCTTCAGTATCAGTATCCGGATTATGTAAACCACAAACGTTATCACGAAGACTTCAAAAAGGTGGTGGCCGGAATCTGTTCTAAGCTTGACAAAGATGGCCCGTCCATAATCCTTGTAGGTGAAGTCAACAGCGCCATTGCCGGCTGGCTGATCACCCACATTAAAAAGGAAGATGCAAAAGTAGCCGCTCACATTAAAAGCAGATCTTAA
- a CDS encoding peptide ABC transporter substrate-binding protein gives MKKMALVLAAVLASGMILTACGGSGKSGTTGGETQKTEAAGNTTAGGLDLSVQIGPDPETIDPALNTTADAANMILHAFETLLTFDQDNNIIPGQAESYDVSDDGLTYTFHLRDGLKWSDGSDLTAEDFVYSWKHLADPATAAPYAADMLSMVKGYEETAAGNTDALAVSAPDAKTFVVELASPCVYFDKIVTHATMVPVKKDVVEAKGDQWSLTPDTYISNGPLKMIEWVPGSHITFAKNENYWDAESVTLNTLKFVLMEDANAAYSAYRTGEVMMIKDIPTDEIPSLQGTPDYHLDPRMATSYTIFNVKKAPFDNALVRRALSLAVDRDYIANTVMAGTVLPATNFVGPGISDVEPGSSFEEVTRKNNGGDYFNVSNYEEDLKKAKELLAEAGYPNGEGFPVIEYMTNEAGYNKPVAEYLQSAWNELGVRMDIKIVEWSTFAPTRRAGDFQIARGGWVYDYDDPSNMLNLFTSESGNNDGKYSNPEVDSLLSQARDTADKTEHYEKLHEAEKMIMEDAAISPLVYSSDFYLQKPELKGTWHSSYGYWFFTHATME, from the coding sequence ATGAAGAAGATGGCGCTTGTATTAGCGGCAGTCCTTGCTTCAGGGATGATCCTGACAGCATGCGGCGGTTCCGGCAAGTCCGGTACAACAGGCGGCGAAACACAAAAAACAGAAGCGGCAGGAAATACCACAGCAGGAGGTCTTGACCTGTCAGTACAGATCGGGCCTGACCCGGAAACCATTGATCCGGCCTTAAACACCACGGCGGATGCTGCCAATATGATCCTTCACGCATTTGAGACACTTCTGACCTTTGATCAGGATAATAACATTATTCCCGGACAGGCAGAATCCTATGATGTGAGTGATGACGGACTTACTTATACCTTCCATTTACGGGATGGCTTAAAATGGAGCGATGGCTCTGACCTTACTGCAGAAGACTTTGTATATTCCTGGAAACATCTGGCAGATCCTGCCACGGCAGCTCCTTATGCAGCAGACATGCTTTCCATGGTAAAAGGATATGAAGAAACAGCGGCAGGAAACACCGATGCCCTGGCTGTGTCTGCACCTGATGCGAAAACCTTTGTAGTGGAGCTGGCGTCTCCCTGCGTTTATTTTGATAAAATTGTTACTCATGCAACCATGGTTCCCGTGAAAAAGGATGTGGTTGAGGCAAAGGGCGACCAGTGGTCCTTAACTCCTGATACTTATATATCCAACGGACCTTTAAAGATGATTGAATGGGTACCAGGCTCCCACATCACCTTTGCTAAGAATGAAAATTACTGGGATGCAGAAAGTGTAACCTTAAATACCTTAAAATTTGTCCTTATGGAAGATGCCAATGCTGCATACAGCGCATACCGTACAGGAGAGGTTATGATGATCAAGGATATTCCTACTGATGAGATCCCAAGTCTTCAGGGAACACCGGATTATCATCTGGATCCTCGTATGGCCACTTCTTATACGATTTTCAACGTAAAAAAGGCACCCTTTGACAATGCCCTGGTTCGCCGTGCATTAAGCCTTGCAGTTGACCGTGATTATATTGCCAATACCGTAATGGCCGGAACCGTTTTACCGGCGACAAACTTTGTAGGCCCTGGCATTTCTGATGTGGAACCAGGTTCTTCCTTTGAAGAAGTCACCAGAAAGAACAACGGCGGCGATTACTTTAATGTGAGCAACTATGAGGAAGACCTTAAAAAGGCCAAAGAACTTCTGGCAGAAGCAGGCTATCCAAACGGAGAAGGTTTCCCTGTGATCGAGTACATGACCAATGAAGCCGGTTACAATAAGCCGGTTGCCGAGTATTTACAGAGCGCATGGAACGAACTGGGCGTGAGAATGGATATTAAAATCGTTGAATGGTCTACCTTTGCACCAACCCGCCGGGCCGGTGATTTCCAGATTGCCCGCGGAGGCTGGGTATATGACTATGACGATCCTTCCAACATGCTGAACTTATTCACCTCAGAAAGCGGAAACAACGATGGAAAGTATTCTAATCCTGAGGTGGACAGCTTATTAAGCCAGGCCCGTGATACGGCTGATAAGACCGAGCATTATGAGAAGCTTCATGAAGCAGAAAAGATGATTATGGAAGACGCAGCGATTTCCCCTCTTGTATATTCCAGCGATTTCTATCTGCAGAAGCCTGAATTAAAGGGCACATGGCACTCTTCATACGGTTACTGGTTCTTTACACATGCCACCATGGAATAG
- a CDS encoding TIGR01440 family protein: MLDEIRTQAAMAAKELLEAAHLNEKDLVVIGCSSSEISDHRIGSHSSAEIGQTVFSAIYEVFQAQGIYVAAQCCEHLNRALILEKEAATLYGYEPVNVMPQLKAGGSFATAAYQTLQCPVAVESIKAHAGIDIGDTLIGMHLKAVAVPVRIKTRYIGSAHVVTARTRPKYIGGARACYNDSMG; this comes from the coding sequence ATGCTGGATGAAATCAGGACACAGGCCGCAATGGCCGCAAAAGAACTGTTGGAAGCTGCACATTTAAATGAGAAAGATTTAGTCGTCATCGGCTGCTCCTCCAGTGAGATCTCCGATCACAGAATCGGTTCCCATTCCAGCGCGGAAATCGGGCAGACAGTATTTTCCGCCATCTACGAGGTTTTTCAGGCCCAGGGAATATACGTTGCCGCACAGTGCTGCGAACATTTAAACCGGGCTTTGATCCTGGAAAAAGAGGCGGCAACGCTCTATGGCTATGAGCCGGTCAATGTGATGCCCCAGCTAAAAGCCGGCGGCTCCTTTGCCACTGCGGCTTACCAGACTTTACAATGTCCGGTGGCGGTGGAGTCCATTAAAGCACATGCCGGCATTGATATCGGGGACACCCTGATCGGAATGCACTTAAAGGCCGTGGCTGTTCCGGTCCGCATTAAAACCCGCTACATCGGCTCCGCCCATGTGGTCACCGCCCGTACCAGGCCGAAATATATCGGCGGTGCCCGTGCCTGCTATAACGATTCCATGGGATGA
- the tadA gene encoding tRNA adenosine(34) deaminase TadA has product MTIDEKYMRAAIRQAEKAGALGEVPIGCVIVHEDKIIARGYNRRTIDKNVLSHAEINAIRKACRKIGDWRLEGCTMYVTLEPCPMCAGAIVQARIPKVVMGCMNAKAGCAGSVLDMLHEEGFNHQVETETGVLGEECSQMMKRFFKELRENNKKKLEGKSPITP; this is encoded by the coding sequence ATGACCATTGATGAAAAATATATGCGTGCAGCAATCAGACAAGCTGAAAAGGCGGGCGCCTTAGGCGAGGTTCCCATCGGCTGTGTCATTGTTCATGAAGATAAGATCATTGCCAGGGGATACAACCGCCGTACCATTGATAAAAATGTTTTATCCCATGCAGAAATAAATGCCATCCGCAAAGCGTGCAGAAAAATAGGGGACTGGAGACTTGAAGGCTGCACCATGTATGTGACCCTGGAACCCTGTCCCATGTGTGCAGGAGCCATTGTCCAGGCAAGGATACCCAAAGTCGTCATGGGCTGCATGAATGCAAAGGCAGGCTGTGCAGGATCGGTGCTTGATATGCTTCACGAGGAAGGCTTTAACCATCAGGTGGAAACGGAAACAGGGGTTCTGGGAGAAGAGTGCTCCCAGATGATGAAGCGTTTTTTCAAAGAACTGAGAGAAAATAACAAGAAGAAACTGGAAGGCAAATCCCCCATAACTCCTTGA
- a CDS encoding HIT family protein produces the protein MKDPNCAYCMKGELVAKFGYPICEMETGFLYLFKEQSKKGRVILAYKDHVSELVDIEAEERNAFFADVARVSRAVHKVFNPDKVNYGAYGDTGCHLHMHIVPKYNGGDEWGSTFAMNPDKVYLTDKEYEEMAAAIRAAL, from the coding sequence ATGAAAGATCCAAATTGCGCATACTGTATGAAGGGAGAACTTGTTGCCAAATTCGGCTATCCCATATGCGAAATGGAAACAGGATTTTTATATTTATTTAAAGAGCAGAGTAAGAAAGGCAGAGTCATCCTGGCTTATAAAGATCACGTCAGCGAACTGGTGGACATTGAGGCTGAGGAAAGAAATGCCTTTTTTGCCGATGTTGCCAGGGTTTCCAGGGCTGTTCATAAAGTGTTTAACCCGGATAAGGTAAATTACGGCGCTTACGGCGATACAGGCTGCCACCTTCATATGCACATCGTTCCGAAATACAACGGAGGGGATGAATGGGGAAGTACCTTTGCCATGAACCCGGACAAGGTATATTTAACGGATAAGGAATACGAGGAAATGGCTGCTGCTATCCGGGCAGCATTGTAG
- a CDS encoding TraX family protein gives MEKSISARTKGITGNTLKMIAIVTMLIDHIGVAIIENGILKYQSINPSYEVYGMAESMWGIINLALRTVGRVAFPIFCFLLVEGFFHTRDIKKYGARLFVFALISEIPFDLALFDKWFYPGYQNVYVTLFIGLCVLYWYEKVSGDPVKRTLVFLAGCGASVVLKCDYSIIGIAMILLFYIYYHNKKLQTIFAGILAAVESLGCFGAAVLAFIPIRMYNGARGTGNLKYFFYWFYPAHLILLYILRLLIIK, from the coding sequence ATGGAGAAGTCAATAAGTGCCCGTACAAAAGGAATAACAGGAAATACTTTAAAGATGATCGCCATTGTTACCATGCTCATTGATCACATTGGGGTGGCTATCATTGAAAACGGCATTTTAAAGTATCAGAGCATCAATCCGTCCTATGAGGTTTACGGTATGGCGGAAAGCATGTGGGGCATCATCAACCTGGCGCTCCGCACCGTTGGAAGGGTCGCATTTCCTATCTTTTGTTTTCTGCTGGTAGAAGGATTCTTCCATACCAGGGATATTAAGAAGTATGGGGCCAGGCTTTTTGTGTTTGCCCTTATTTCCGAAATCCCCTTTGATTTAGCTCTCTTTGACAAGTGGTTCTACCCAGGATATCAAAATGTATATGTTACCCTGTTTATCGGGCTCTGTGTCCTTTATTGGTATGAAAAGGTCTCAGGGGACCCCGTCAAACGGACTCTGGTGTTTCTAGCCGGCTGCGGTGCGTCTGTAGTCTTAAAATGTGATTATAGTATTATAGGAATTGCCATGATCCTGCTTTTTTATATTTATTATCATAATAAAAAACTGCAGACCATATTTGCAGGGATCCTGGCTGCCGTTGAAAGTCTTGGCTGCTTTGGAGCCGCCGTCCTGGCTTTCATTCCAATCCGCATGTACAACGGAGCCAGAGGAACAGGGAATTTAAAATATTTTTTTTACTGGTTTTATCCCGCTCACTTAATATTGCTCTATATCCTGCGTTTGCTCATCATAAAGTAA
- a CDS encoding anaerobic ribonucleoside-triphosphate reductase activating protein — protein MKLCGLQKTTLLDFPGHVAATIFLGGCNFRCPFCHNSELIGSEAKSEFSEEEILSFLRKRKGILEGVCITGGEPTLSEDLEAFIRKIRELGYLIKLDTNGYRPEVLKRLVLNELLDYVAMDIKAGRENYSRAAGVWNIKIKNIEESAAFLLGGILPFEFRTTAVKGIHSLEDFMDIGDWLAGCPHYYLQNYVDSDQVLCPGFQSFSREELDSFINVLKPLIPNAMLRGVDD, from the coding sequence ATGAAACTGTGCGGTCTTCAAAAAACAACGCTTCTGGACTTTCCCGGTCATGTGGCTGCCACGATCTTTCTGGGCGGCTGCAATTTCCGCTGCCCCTTCTGCCATAACAGTGAGCTGATCGGCAGTGAGGCAAAGTCAGAATTCAGTGAGGAAGAAATTTTAAGCTTTTTAAGGAAACGAAAAGGGATTTTAGAAGGGGTCTGCATCACAGGGGGAGAACCCACCCTGTCTGAGGATTTGGAGGCCTTTATCCGTAAAATACGGGAACTGGGGTATCTCATCAAGCTGGATACCAACGGTTACCGGCCGGAGGTTTTAAAAAGGCTGGTTTTAAACGAACTCCTGGACTATGTGGCAATGGACATTAAAGCCGGCAGGGAGAATTACTCCAGGGCTGCAGGCGTATGGAACATAAAAATAAAAAATATTGAGGAAAGCGCCGCCTTTTTACTTGGGGGAATCCTTCCTTTTGAATTCCGTACCACAGCGGTAAAAGGAATCCACAGCCTGGAGGATTTTATGGATATCGGAGATTGGCTGGCAGGCTGTCCCCATTATTATCTGCAGAATTATGTGGATTCGGACCAGGTTTTATGCCCAGGCTTCCAGTCTTTTTCCAGGGAAGAACTGGACAGCTTTATAAATGTCTTAAAGCCCCTGATTCCCAACGCCATGCTTCGGGGCGTTGATGATTAA
- the dhaS gene encoding dihydroxyacetone kinase transcriptional activator DhaS translates to MSDSLITKRAIAEALKQVCREKPFDKISISNITSVWGLNRQTFYYHFQDKYELLSWIYYNENFAKIADDITLENWDQKIFELLQNMEEERTFYMNTIKEQEHTFESYLFEMAKALFSEAILKLDEKKKLTKEERDFDAEFFAYGICGIIVDWAEKGMKTEPRLVAERLKSLARAAERAAYLRSQAEF, encoded by the coding sequence ATGTCGGATTCGCTGATCACAAAACGCGCAATAGCGGAAGCCTTAAAACAGGTATGCAGGGAAAAGCCCTTTGATAAGATATCCATATCCAACATCACGTCCGTATGGGGGTTAAACCGGCAGACTTTTTATTACCATTTTCAGGATAAATATGAGCTTTTAAGCTGGATCTATTATAATGAGAACTTTGCAAAAATAGCAGATGACATCACCCTTGAAAACTGGGATCAGAAGATTTTTGAACTGCTTCAAAATATGGAGGAAGAAAGAACCTTTTATATGAATACCATAAAAGAACAGGAGCATACCTTTGAAAGTTATTTGTTTGAGATGGCAAAGGCCCTGTTTTCCGAAGCGATTTTAAAGCTGGATGAAAAGAAGAAGCTCACAAAAGAGGAACGGGATTTTGATGCGGAATTTTTTGCATATGGCATCTGCGGGATCATCGTTGACTGGGCAGAAAAGGGAATGAAAACGGAGCCGCGGCTGGTGGCGGAACGTTTAAAAAGCCTGGCCAGGGCTGCGGAGCGGGCCGCTTACCTCAGGAGCCAGGCAGAGTTTTAA
- the rsmA gene encoding 16S rRNA (adenine(1518)-N(6)/adenine(1519)-N(6))-dimethyltransferase RsmA, which translates to MAKLGNPQKTIEIIQKYEFAFQKKFGQNFLIDTHVLDKIIAAAGVTKDDCVLEIGPGIGTMTQYLAESARHVVAVEIDSNLIPILKETLGEYENVTVIHDDILKVDINQITEQYNSGRPIKVVANLPYYITTPIIMGLFENKVPIDNITVMVQKEVADRMQVGPGSKDYGALSLAVQYYAEPYIVANVPPNCFMPRPSVGSAVIRLTRHKEPPVKAEDPGLMFRLIRASFNQRRKTLQNGLNNSPEVPYTKEQIAEAIESLGLGPSVRGEALTLEQFASLSNYFTGMKQ; encoded by the coding sequence ATGGCGAAACTGGGAAATCCCCAAAAAACTATTGAGATCATTCAAAAGTATGAATTCGCATTCCAGAAGAAATTCGGACAGAATTTTTTAATAGACACCCATGTATTGGATAAGATCATAGCTGCAGCAGGCGTGACAAAGGATGACTGCGTCCTGGAAATCGGGCCGGGAATCGGCACCATGACCCAGTATCTGGCTGAAAGCGCCAGACATGTAGTGGCAGTGGAGATTGATTCCAACTTAATCCCCATTCTCAAAGAGACCCTGGGGGAATATGAAAATGTGACGGTTATTCATGATGATATCCTTAAGGTTGACATCAATCAGATAACAGAACAGTATAACAGCGGACGCCCCATTAAGGTGGTGGCAAATCTGCCGTATTATATCACGACCCCCATCATCATGGGCCTGTTTGAAAACAAGGTTCCTATTGACAATATCACGGTCATGGTCCAAAAAGAAGTGGCGGACCGCATGCAGGTAGGGCCGGGCTCCAAGGATTACGGCGCCCTTTCCCTGGCAGTCCAGTATTATGCAGAGCCTTATATAGTGGCAAATGTTCCGCCTAACTGCTTCATGCCCCGTCCCAGCGTAGGGTCTGCGGTCATCCGCCTGACCCGCCACAAGGAACCGCCCGTAAAGGCAGAGGATCCAGGGCTTATGTTCCGGCTGATCCGGGCTTCCTTTAATCAGAGAAGAAAAACCCTTCAAAACGGCTTAAATAATTCTCCGGAAGTCCCCTATACAAAGGAACAAATCGCCGAAGCGATTGAAAGCCTGGGACTTGGTCCTTCGGTGCGGGGAGAGGCATTGACCCTGGAGCAGTTTGCTTCCTTAAGCAACTATTTTACAGGAATGAAACAGTAA
- a CDS encoding oleate hydratase: MRGKNNFGKVLAWGAAATAAGVAAKKAYDYSKKQMDLKKEETMRPEGSGQTSGKAYFVGGGLGSMAGAAYLIRDCNMPGEQITIFEGMHILGGSNDGIGTPEKGFVCRGGRMLNEETYENFWELFGSIPSLNNPARSVTEEILSFDHAHPTHAKARLVDKDGTILDVKSMGFTQQERMALLKLMNTPEEKLDDMTIEEWFADMPHFFTTNFWYMWQTTFAFQKWSSLFEFRRYMRRMILEFSRIETLAGVTRTPLNQYDSVIRPLENYLRKQGVVFAENCVVTDIDFADGDGITAKVLHLKDNGIERTIELQDGDICIMTNACMTDSATLGDLHTPAPEPVLRPISGELWSKVSAKKTGLGNPYPFFGDVHETNWESFTVTSRGNKLLKLIENYSGNVPGSGALMTFKDSSWLMSIVVAAQPHFINQPMDQTIFWGYGLYTDREGDYVKKPMKDCTGEEMLIELLHHLHMENRKDEILADVVNVIPCMMPYVDAQFQPRKMTDRPKVVPAGSTNFALVSQFVEIPEDMVFTEEYSVRAARIAVYTLMGVNKKICPVTPYVKDPKVLMKAVQTSYR, from the coding sequence ATGAGAGGAAAAAATAATTTCGGAAAAGTGCTTGCATGGGGAGCTGCGGCAACTGCGGCAGGAGTTGCCGCAAAAAAGGCCTATGATTATTCAAAAAAGCAAATGGATTTAAAGAAGGAAGAAACCATGAGGCCAGAGGGAAGCGGCCAGACCTCAGGAAAAGCATATTTTGTCGGCGGCGGTCTGGGAAGCATGGCAGGAGCTGCTTATCTCATACGTGACTGCAACATGCCGGGAGAGCAGATCACGATTTTTGAAGGGATGCACATCCTGGGAGGAAGCAATGACGGCATCGGTACCCCTGAAAAAGGTTTTGTATGCCGCGGCGGACGTATGCTGAATGAAGAAACTTACGAAAATTTCTGGGAACTGTTTGGTTCCATTCCTTCTTTAAATAACCCTGCCAGAAGCGTGACCGAAGAGATTTTAAGCTTTGACCATGCTCATCCGACCCATGCAAAGGCCAGGCTGGTGGACAAAGATGGAACCATCCTTGACGTAAAGAGCATGGGATTTACCCAGCAGGAACGCATGGCCCTGTTAAAGCTTATGAACACGCCGGAAGAAAAACTGGATGATATGACCATTGAAGAATGGTTTGCAGACATGCCTCATTTCTTTACCACGAATTTCTGGTATATGTGGCAGACCACCTTTGCGTTCCAGAAATGGAGCAGCCTTTTTGAATTCCGCCGCTACATGCGCCGGATGATCCTGGAGTTTTCAAGGATCGAGACTTTGGCAGGAGTAACAAGAACTCCTTTAAACCAGTATGACAGTGTGATCCGTCCTTTGGAAAACTATTTAAGAAAGCAGGGAGTTGTCTTTGCAGAAAACTGTGTTGTTACTGATATAGATTTTGCCGATGGAGACGGAATCACGGCAAAGGTGCTTCACTTAAAGGATAATGGAATAGAAAGAACCATTGAGCTTCAGGACGGGGATATCTGTATTATGACCAATGCCTGCATGACTGACAGCGCAACCTTAGGAGACCTTCATACTCCTGCTCCGGAGCCTGTTTTAAGGCCAATATCAGGGGAATTGTGGAGCAAGGTATCCGCAAAAAAGACCGGTCTTGGAAATCCCTACCCCTTCTTTGGAGATGTTCATGAAACCAACTGGGAGAGCTTTACCGTAACAAGCCGGGGAAATAAGCTCCTTAAGCTGATCGAGAACTATTCCGGCAATGTGCCCGGAAGCGGAGCGCTCATGACCTTTAAGGACTCCAGCTGGCTGATGAGCATTGTTGTGGCTGCCCAGCCTCATTTCATCAATCAGCCAATGGATCAGACCATATTCTGGGGATACGGGCTTTATACGGACCGTGAAGGGGATTATGTGAAAAAGCCTATGAAGGACTGCACAGGAGAAGAGATGCTCATCGAGCTTCTTCACCATCTTCACATGGAAAACCGTAAGGATGAGATCCTGGCAGACGTGGTCAATGTCATTCCCTGCATGATGCCTTACGTTGATGCCCAGTTCCAGCCACGTAAGATGACAGACCGCCCAAAGGTGGTTCCGGCCGGCTCCACCAACTTCGCTTTGGTAAGCCAGTTTGTGGAGATTCCGGAAGATATGGTATTTACCGAGGAATACTCAGTCCGGGCAGCCAGGATCGCTGTTTACACCCTCATGGGAGTGAATAAGAAGATTTGTCCGGTCACTCCTTACGTGAAGGATCCTAAGGTTTTAATGAAAGCAGTTCAGACCTCATACCGCTGA
- a CDS encoding TatD family hydrolase has protein sequence MIFDTHAHYDDEAFDEDREELLASLYAHGIEAVTNIGASMESSGHTLELAEKYPYIYGAIGVHPNETGEMNEEDLIWLKEQSANKKIVAIGEIGLDYYWDEPDHETQKKWFIRQLGLAKEVKLPVVIHSRDAAKDTLDIMKAEGGKDIGGVIHCFSYGKEIAREYLNMGYYLGIGGVLTFKNARKLKEVVEYMPMEQLVLETDCPYLAPAPNRGKRNSSLYLPYVVQEISIIKGIPEETVIEITNQNAKKLYRIKEQL, from the coding sequence ATGATTTTTGATACACACGCCCATTATGATGATGAGGCATTTGATGAAGACAGGGAGGAACTGCTGGCAAGCCTTTACGCCCATGGAATTGAGGCTGTTACCAATATAGGAGCCAGCATGGAATCCTCCGGACATACACTGGAACTGGCAGAGAAATATCCATATATATATGGAGCCATCGGCGTTCATCCCAATGAGACCGGAGAAATGAATGAAGAGGACTTAATCTGGCTGAAGGAACAGTCTGCCAATAAAAAAATTGTGGCAATCGGTGAGATCGGCCTTGATTATTATTGGGACGAGCCGGATCATGAGACTCAGAAAAAATGGTTTATCCGCCAGCTCGGTCTGGCAAAAGAGGTAAAGCTTCCTGTTGTCATTCACAGCCGGGATGCGGCAAAGGACACTCTGGATATTATGAAGGCAGAGGGAGGAAAGGACATTGGCGGAGTGATCCACTGCTTTTCTTATGGAAAGGAGATCGCCAGGGAATACTTGAATATGGGGTATTATCTGGGGATCGGAGGCGTTCTCACCTTTAAGAATGCCAGAAAGCTTAAAGAGGTGGTGGAGTACATGCCCATGGAACAGCTGGTCCTGGAAACAGACTGCCCTTATCTGGCCCCCGCTCCCAACAGAGGAAAGCGGAATTCTTCCCTTTATCTTCCCTATGTGGTGCAGGAGATCAGTATCATCAAGGGGATCCCAGAGGAAACGGTTATTGAAATCACCAATCAGAATGCCAAAAAGCTATACAGAATAAAGGAACAGCTATAA